A single Streptomyces mirabilis DNA region contains:
- a CDS encoding tryptophan halogenase family protein, producing the protein MANNVVIVGGGTAGWMTATYLRATFGDDVSITLVESKNVPTIGVGEATFSTVRHFFSYLGLAEHEWMPECHASYKLAIRFENWRAEGHHFYHPFERPRNVQGFSLADWWLHTRPGGQFDRDTSLLAALCEAKSSPRYLDGAMFTSGFGAADEPAEAAEDGRETQFPYAYHFDAALLARFLTRFGTERGVRHVLDDVLDVALDDHGDISHVVTREHGALTGDLFIDCTGFRGMLINKALGVPFESFRKSLPNDSAVALRVPVNGEKAGMRPCTTATAQDAGWIWTIPLFGRIGTGYVYAGDYCTPEEAERTLREFVGPAADGLTANHIKMRIGRCAQSWVRNCVAIGLSSGFVEPLESTGIFFIHNAVEQLVKHFPGGRDDEHRRRTYNRQVTAVMDGVREFLVLHYHAAARDDNAYWRDAKKRPLPDGLAERIEAWSHRLPDAESVFPRFHGFEPYSYTAMLLGLDGLPVRPPAALSRMDDTAARREFALIRDQAQALAQRLPSQYAYLAHQQNTSTGRPASTA; encoded by the coding sequence ATGGCGAACAATGTCGTGATCGTCGGAGGCGGCACAGCGGGCTGGATGACCGCCACCTATCTGAGGGCGACCTTCGGGGACGATGTCAGTATCACTCTGGTTGAATCGAAGAACGTGCCCACGATCGGGGTCGGAGAAGCCACGTTCAGCACGGTCCGGCACTTCTTCTCCTATCTCGGCCTGGCCGAACACGAATGGATGCCGGAGTGCCACGCCTCCTACAAACTCGCCATCCGGTTCGAGAACTGGCGGGCCGAAGGGCATCACTTCTACCACCCCTTCGAACGCCCCAGGAACGTCCAGGGGTTCTCGCTGGCCGACTGGTGGCTGCACACGCGCCCCGGCGGGCAGTTCGACCGTGACACCTCCCTGCTCGCCGCGTTGTGCGAGGCGAAGAGTTCCCCCCGGTACCTGGACGGTGCGATGTTCACGTCCGGCTTCGGCGCGGCGGACGAGCCCGCCGAGGCGGCCGAGGACGGCCGGGAGACGCAGTTCCCGTACGCCTACCACTTCGACGCTGCCCTCCTCGCCCGGTTCCTCACCCGCTTCGGCACCGAGCGCGGGGTTCGGCACGTGCTCGACGACGTCCTCGACGTGGCCCTCGACGACCACGGTGACATCTCCCACGTCGTCACCCGCGAACACGGGGCGCTGACGGGCGACTTGTTCATCGACTGCACCGGCTTCCGGGGCATGCTCATCAACAAGGCCCTCGGCGTGCCCTTCGAGTCGTTCCGGAAGAGCCTGCCCAACGACAGCGCCGTCGCCCTGCGCGTACCGGTGAACGGCGAGAAGGCGGGCATGCGGCCCTGTACGACGGCCACCGCCCAGGACGCAGGCTGGATCTGGACGATCCCCCTCTTCGGCCGCATCGGCACGGGTTACGTCTACGCTGGCGACTACTGCACACCGGAGGAAGCCGAACGCACGCTGCGGGAGTTCGTCGGGCCCGCCGCCGACGGTCTGACCGCCAACCACATCAAGATGCGCATCGGCCGCTGCGCGCAGTCGTGGGTGCGCAACTGCGTGGCCATCGGCCTCTCCAGCGGTTTCGTCGAACCTCTGGAGTCGACGGGAATCTTCTTCATCCACAACGCCGTCGAGCAGCTGGTCAAGCACTTCCCCGGCGGGCGCGACGACGAGCACCGGCGCCGTACCTACAACCGGCAGGTCACGGCGGTCATGGACGGCGTGCGCGAGTTCCTGGTGCTGCACTACCACGCGGCCGCGCGCGACGACAACGCGTACTGGCGTGACGCCAAGAAGCGGCCACTGCCCGACGGCCTGGCCGAGCGCATCGAGGCCTGGAGCCACCGGCTCCCCGACGCCGAGTCCGTCTTTCCCCGCTTCCACGGCTTTGAGCCCTACTCGTACACCGCCATGCTCCTCGGCCTCGACGGCCTGCCCGTCCGGCCGCCCGCCGCGCTGTCCCGCATGGACGACACCGCGGCACGCCGGGAGTTCGCGTTGATACGGGACCAGGCCCAGGCTCTCGCACAGCGGCTGCCCAGTCAGTACGCCTATCTCGCGCACCAGCAGAACACCTCGACGGGACGGCCGGCATCAACCGCCTGA
- a CDS encoding isocitrate/isopropylmalate dehydrogenase family protein: MTVLPGDGIGPEVVEATLSTLEALDAPLSFDVLDHVNASAYRRSGHALTDGDLARITSGSAVLLGAFGDPALEDTDYVRSVLLRLRLEFDLYANYRPARLWQDRLSPLRDPSKRAVDCVIVRENTEGLYSGVGGALRAATPWETTVDADISTYHGVSRIIDFAFSVAAEKVCMVDKANAVRSGGGLWQRCWREAAERHPDKRALHLYVDAAAMKLVTDPTEFEVVVTNNSYGDILSDLTAALAGGLGLAASASLNPETGFGLYEPVHGTAPDIAGKGIANPLATVLTAALLYERLELTAEADALRRAVTAAIAKGRVTPDLGGDLSTREAAAAVRAEL; this comes from the coding sequence GTGACGGTCCTGCCGGGCGACGGCATCGGTCCCGAGGTCGTCGAAGCCACCTTGAGCACGCTGGAGGCGCTGGACGCCCCGCTCTCCTTCGACGTGCTGGATCATGTGAACGCGTCCGCGTACCGGCGGAGCGGGCACGCGCTGACGGACGGGGACCTCGCACGGATCACCTCGGGCTCCGCGGTGCTGCTCGGTGCCTTCGGCGATCCTGCGCTGGAGGACACCGACTATGTGCGCAGTGTCCTGCTCAGACTCCGCCTGGAGTTCGACCTGTACGCCAACTACCGCCCCGCCAGACTGTGGCAGGATCGGCTCAGCCCCCTGCGCGACCCCTCGAAGCGGGCCGTCGACTGTGTGATCGTCCGCGAGAACACCGAGGGGCTGTACAGCGGCGTCGGCGGGGCCCTTCGCGCGGCGACCCCGTGGGAGACGACGGTCGACGCCGACATCAGCACGTACCACGGTGTCTCGCGCATCATCGACTTCGCCTTCTCGGTGGCCGCGGAGAAGGTCTGCATGGTCGACAAGGCCAACGCGGTCCGCTCGGGCGGCGGCCTGTGGCAGCGCTGCTGGCGGGAGGCCGCCGAACGCCACCCGGACAAGCGCGCCTTGCACCTGTACGTGGACGCCGCCGCGATGAAACTCGTCACGGACCCCACCGAGTTCGAGGTCGTCGTGACGAACAACTCCTACGGTGACATCCTCAGCGACCTCACGGCCGCCCTGGCGGGCGGTCTCGGTCTGGCCGCCTCGGCGAGTCTCAACCCGGAGACCGGCTTCGGCCTGTACGAGCCGGTCCACGGAACGGCCCCGGACATCGCGGGGAAGGGCATCGCCAACCCGCTGGCGACCGTCCTGACCGCGGCGCTGCTCTACGAGCGGCTGGAGCTGACCGCTGAGGCCGACGCCCTGCGCCGGGCCGTCACGGCCGCGATCGCCAAGGGACGCGTCACCCCGGACCTGGGCGGGGACCTGTCCACCCGGGAGGCGGCCGCGGCGGTCCGCGCCGAGCTGTGA
- a CDS encoding MbtH family protein: MGTNPFDDERHQFRVVVNDQGRHAIWPDVRDIPRGWRSVTAPGDRQACLDYIGESWTDPRPAEPTTPD, encoded by the coding sequence ATGGGCACAAATCCCTTCGACGACGAACGCCACCAATTCCGGGTCGTGGTGAACGACCAGGGACGGCACGCCATCTGGCCCGACGTGCGCGACATTCCGCGCGGCTGGCGAAGTGTGACGGCGCCCGGCGACCGCCAGGCCTGTCTGGACTACATCGGGGAGTCCTGGACGGATCCGCGGCCGGCCGAACCGACTACCCCCGACTGA
- a CDS encoding non-ribosomal peptide synthetase, whose translation MNAASAARTVPELFASVAAAYPDAPAVVHRDTALEYRLLDQQSNRLARQLTALGVGPDTLVALAVPRSIELVVAVLAVLKAGGAYLPLDPDYPRDRLAHMVSDARPMLLLRTSAVGLPDTGLPEVVLDSPDTARELSRRSPAGLGEGDLRSPLRPHHLMYVIYTSGSSGLPKGVAVTHEGVADLAVTQAARFGVAPGERVLQWASVSFDAAFWDIALALLSGATLVMADADDVLPGRPLRETLLKHDITHAVLPPVALSLTDSEGVLLGGTIMSTGDACTPALVRKWSPGRRMFNGYGPTEVTVGATIAGPLTDADRFGIGQPWTGGAVYVLDERLRPVPDGKEGELYLAGSGLARGYLNRPGLTAATFVPNPFGPPGSRMYRSGDRGRREKDGSFSFTGRADDQVKVRGFRIELGEVEACLGRHPAVDLAVAVVEGQLADARVVAYATVRPGTTVTPRDLRSAAADALPEWMVPARVTVLDSLPTLPNGKIDRQALGRPGGTPPVPRRSLDADASAEEVLCAEVGALLGLPSVDPSDNLFEIGANSLVVARLVSTVDKELGVRLPLRAVFESASLAELAGVLRELMP comes from the coding sequence ATGAACGCGGCCTCGGCCGCGCGGACCGTGCCGGAGCTGTTCGCGTCCGTCGCCGCCGCGTACCCCGACGCGCCCGCGGTCGTCCACCGGGACACGGCCCTCGAGTACCGGCTCCTCGACCAGCAGTCCAACCGCCTGGCCCGGCAGCTGACCGCCCTGGGCGTCGGGCCGGACACGCTGGTGGCCCTCGCGGTACCCCGCTCGATCGAACTCGTCGTGGCCGTGCTGGCCGTCCTCAAGGCGGGCGGGGCGTATCTGCCGCTCGATCCCGACTACCCGCGGGACCGGCTGGCCCACATGGTGTCGGACGCCCGGCCGATGCTGCTCCTGCGCACCTCCGCGGTGGGGCTGCCGGACACGGGGCTGCCGGAGGTCGTCCTCGACAGCCCCGACACGGCGCGGGAGCTGTCCCGCCGCTCCCCCGCCGGTCTCGGCGAGGGCGACCTGAGGAGCCCGCTGCGGCCGCACCACCTGATGTACGTGATCTACACCTCCGGCTCCTCCGGCCTGCCGAAAGGCGTGGCCGTGACCCACGAGGGGGTCGCGGATCTCGCCGTCACCCAGGCCGCCCGCTTCGGCGTCGCCCCGGGCGAACGCGTCCTGCAGTGGGCATCGGTCAGTTTCGACGCGGCCTTCTGGGACATCGCCCTGGCCCTGCTGTCCGGGGCCACCCTGGTCATGGCCGACGCCGACGACGTCCTGCCGGGCCGGCCGCTGCGGGAGACCCTGCTCAAGCACGACATCACGCACGCGGTGCTGCCGCCCGTCGCGCTCAGTCTCACCGACAGCGAGGGCGTCCTGCTCGGCGGGACCATCATGTCCACCGGAGACGCCTGCACGCCCGCGCTGGTGCGCAAGTGGAGTCCGGGCCGGCGCATGTTCAACGGCTACGGCCCCACCGAGGTGACCGTGGGCGCGACCATCGCCGGGCCCCTCACCGACGCGGACCGGTTCGGCATCGGGCAGCCCTGGACCGGCGGCGCGGTCTACGTGCTCGACGAGCGGCTGCGCCCCGTCCCCGACGGCAAGGAGGGCGAGCTGTACCTCGCCGGCAGCGGTCTGGCCCGCGGCTATCTGAACCGGCCGGGCCTGACCGCCGCGACGTTCGTGCCCAACCCCTTCGGGCCGCCGGGAAGCCGCATGTACCGTTCCGGCGACCGCGGCAGACGGGAGAAGGACGGCAGCTTCTCCTTCACCGGCCGCGCCGACGACCAGGTGAAGGTACGGGGTTTCCGGATCGAACTGGGCGAGGTGGAGGCGTGCCTCGGCCGGCACCCCGCGGTGGATCTGGCCGTCGCGGTGGTGGAGGGCCAACTCGCGGACGCCCGGGTGGTGGCGTACGCGACCGTCCGGCCGGGCACCACCGTGACCCCGCGCGACCTCCGCTCGGCCGCGGCCGACGCGCTTCCCGAGTGGATGGTGCCGGCTCGCGTGACCGTCCTGGACAGCCTGCCGACCCTTCCCAACGGGAAGATCGACCGGCAGGCGCTGGGCCGTCCGGGCGGCACCCCGCCCGTGCCCCGCCGCTCCCTCGACGCGGACGCGTCCGCCGAGGAGGTGCTGTGCGCCGAGGTCGGCGCCCTGCTCGGGCTGCCGTCGGTGGACCCCTCGGACAACCTTTTCGAGATCGGCGCGAACTCGCTGGTGGTCGCCCGGCTCGTCAGCACGGTCGACAAGGAACTCGGCGTCCGGCTGCCCCTGCGTGCGGTGTTCGAGTCGGCCTCCCTCGCCGAGCTGGCCGGTGTTCTGCGTGAGCTGATGCCATGA
- a CDS encoding ATP-binding protein — protein MDRAAALRDLAAAMTRAASTGGGLVVHGEPSVGKSVLCLQVVDQLRETGAAVVVVDLRDCRPPLPILESVVGVPLSQPFAHVPMTAVRLLVLDGAEVVQEGDRDRFLAPADAARRAGLGVVTVARDDAVAAVEEAFGMLSGVSPRLLRRSAGEPPPRGHAVDRRRRPRAPVRSRDRSAAGCPVLRTVLGSAVYPAGLGSVRHQHVAGPCDDRAVRKAQRAS, from the coding sequence GTGGACCGAGCGGCCGCTCTGCGGGACTTGGCCGCGGCGATGACCCGGGCCGCATCGACCGGCGGTGGGCTGGTGGTGCACGGCGAGCCGAGCGTGGGGAAGTCCGTGCTGTGTCTGCAGGTTGTGGACCAGCTCCGGGAGACCGGTGCCGCAGTCGTGGTGGTCGACCTGCGCGACTGCAGGCCGCCGCTGCCGATCCTGGAGTCCGTGGTCGGCGTACCGCTGTCTCAGCCGTTCGCCCACGTGCCGATGACCGCCGTGCGCCTGCTCGTGCTCGACGGAGCGGAAGTGGTGCAAGAAGGTGACCGCGACAGGTTCCTGGCGCCGGCCGACGCCGCCCGCCGCGCGGGTCTTGGGGTGGTCACCGTCGCCCGCGACGACGCGGTGGCGGCGGTCGAGGAGGCGTTCGGCATGCTGTCGGGCGTTAGCCCTCGCCTACTACGTCGTTCTGCCGGGGAACCGCCCCCGAGGGGGCATGCCGTCGACAGGAGACGGCGTCCGAGAGCACCGGTTCGGTCACGGGATCGGAGTGCCGCGGGCTGCCCGGTACTACGGACCGTTCTGGGCTCTGCCGTGTACCCGGCCGGCCTTGGGTCTGTCCGTCATCAACACGTTGCTGGACCATGCGACGACCGTGCGGTACGAAAAGCTCAGCGTGCTTCCTGA
- a CDS encoding LLM class flavin-dependent oxidoreductase, with amino-acid sequence MTEYGISLLPDTGSDVRSPRDYYDNLLAASRLADQLGFEYIKMTEHYMDPYGGYCADPLAFLSAVAAQTSRVRLMTGGIQASFHHPIQLAARTAQLDALSHGRLEVGFARAFLPYEFDAFGVDMDTSTERFRSTVDAVVRLWTGRQVSEDTPFFRYKGVTSQPPVTQQAHPPVWAAALFTKSSFEWIGDRGHHLLIASSPSREKAGQLKELIELYRERFLAAYGHTGRRPRVAISIALLLADSDEEARAEGGRHLRRHWDTFAAAVRSWQGRGSTSYEGYREALVDRHTAGNSEDAGMSVFGAPESAAEQIREIRDLLRPDVMLWQLDFGQQPRAAMERTLRLFAERVRPRLDETERS; translated from the coding sequence ATGACAGAGTACGGAATCTCGCTGCTCCCCGACACCGGCTCCGATGTCCGCAGCCCCCGCGACTACTACGACAACCTGTTGGCGGCGTCCCGGCTGGCTGACCAGCTGGGGTTCGAGTACATCAAGATGACCGAGCACTACATGGACCCGTACGGCGGCTACTGCGCGGACCCGCTGGCGTTCCTGTCCGCCGTGGCGGCGCAGACCAGCCGGGTGCGGCTGATGACCGGCGGCATCCAGGCTTCCTTCCACCACCCGATCCAACTTGCGGCCCGCACAGCGCAGTTGGACGCCCTCAGCCACGGCCGCCTGGAGGTGGGCTTCGCCCGGGCCTTCCTGCCCTACGAGTTCGACGCCTTCGGTGTCGACATGGACACCAGCACCGAGCGCTTCCGCAGCACCGTCGACGCCGTCGTACGGCTCTGGACCGGCCGCCAGGTCTCGGAGGACACCCCCTTCTTCCGCTACAAGGGCGTCACCTCCCAGCCGCCGGTCACCCAGCAGGCCCATCCTCCGGTGTGGGCCGCGGCCCTGTTCACGAAGTCCAGCTTCGAGTGGATCGGCGACCGCGGTCACCACCTGCTCATCGCCTCCTCGCCCAGCCGCGAGAAGGCCGGTCAGCTCAAGGAGTTGATCGAGCTCTACCGTGAGCGGTTCCTCGCCGCGTACGGCCACACCGGCCGGCGCCCGAGGGTCGCGATCAGCATCGCCCTCCTCCTCGCCGACAGCGACGAGGAGGCACGCGCCGAGGGCGGGAGGCACCTGCGCCGGCACTGGGACACCTTCGCCGCCGCAGTACGCTCCTGGCAGGGGCGCGGCTCCACCTCGTACGAGGGCTACCGCGAAGCGCTCGTCGACAGGCACACGGCGGGCAACAGCGAGGACGCCGGCATGTCCGTGTTCGGCGCGCCCGAATCGGCCGCGGAGCAGATCCGGGAGATACGCGACCTGCTGCGCCCGGACGTCATGCTGTGGCAGCTGGACTTCGGCCAGCAGCCGCGGGCCGCCATGGAGCGCACGCTGCGGCTGTTCGCCGAGCGTGTCCGTCCCCGCCTCGACGAGACGGAGCGGTCATGA
- a CDS encoding antibiotic biosynthesis monooxygenase family protein, with the protein MILVVFRSRFSDDVDGSYDTTERHLAQKVRELAGDDLVHLKNYQSEDGERLALVWWRSAESLEKWRNDTEHQDAQRRGKEHWYSFYELSVAEVMRTSSSEDEAAYPSE; encoded by the coding sequence GTGATTCTCGTCGTGTTCAGGTCCCGCTTCTCAGACGACGTGGACGGCTCGTACGACACCACGGAACGGCATCTCGCCCAGAAGGTCCGCGAACTCGCGGGCGACGACTTGGTCCATCTGAAGAACTACCAGTCCGAGGACGGCGAACGCCTCGCTCTCGTCTGGTGGCGCTCGGCGGAGTCCCTGGAGAAGTGGCGCAACGACACCGAGCACCAGGACGCGCAACGGCGCGGCAAGGAGCACTGGTACTCGTTCTACGAGCTGAGCGTCGCGGAAGTCATGCGCACGAGCTCCAGCGAGGACGAGGCCGCCTACCCCTCGGAGTGA
- a CDS encoding flavin reductase family protein codes for MTSLPPLAPRTAGPVAHRPPVPAPSFRSLMAHFPAGVAVVTAMAADGRPRGMTCTALSSVSDRPPTLLVCIQQSSRTLAAIDESSTFAVNLLHRHARCAAERFASDRPDRFDQAPWEYRAPSHGGPHLLGDAHTVADCRVTGMVTVADHTVVFAEVFSVTERTGGPAPLLYALRDYWSLDEGGSGAPAGSAIRQTRRTD; via the coding sequence ATGACCTCGCTCCCTCCCCTCGCCCCACGGACGGCCGGTCCCGTGGCGCACCGGCCGCCCGTGCCGGCCCCCAGCTTCCGGTCGCTGATGGCGCACTTCCCGGCCGGTGTCGCCGTGGTGACCGCCATGGCTGCCGACGGCCGGCCGCGGGGCATGACCTGTACCGCGCTGTCGAGCGTCTCCGACCGGCCGCCGACTCTTCTGGTGTGCATCCAGCAGTCCAGCCGGACCCTCGCGGCCATCGACGAGAGCAGCACGTTCGCGGTCAACCTGCTGCACCGGCACGCCCGTTGCGCCGCCGAGCGGTTCGCCTCGGACCGTCCCGACCGGTTCGACCAGGCGCCCTGGGAGTACCGGGCGCCGTCCCACGGCGGCCCCCATCTCCTGGGCGACGCCCACACGGTCGCGGACTGCCGGGTGACCGGCATGGTGACGGTGGCCGATCACACGGTGGTCTTCGCCGAGGTCTTCTCCGTCACCGAGCGGACCGGCGGCCCCGCTCCCCTGCTGTACGCGCTGCGCGACTACTGGTCGCTCGACGAGGGCGGCAGCGGCGCTCCCGCCGGGAGCGCGATACGCCAGACCCGACGAACCGACTGA
- a CDS encoding FAD-dependent oxidoreductase, translating to MTPRVAASQSREIVMVGAGLVGPVAAMYLARRHGPVTVLEQRPDPRGTSTRADRSLTVILSARGWRVMEDLGLAERVRGLCLPLKGRMGHLPDGSTDFTPYSRDGSPIWAVERRRLQHLLLDAAAATPGVELHFGQRVHAIDLDDPGVTVGDDSGTHRLSCARLLGCDGARSAVRAAMVRRGAHERVGTLELAYQEINLPLPGCDPEIMHYWPAGDALFGAFPMLSADLFAGSVFLRREGPAPSFAAASSPEDRARQFHDLFPKLTAHIPDLRDQLAAKPVSTVSLVRCDTWVHGESTALLGDACHAMAPFMGQGMNCGFEDARTLVRLLDETGDWGAALARYQDVRRADGDSIADISHEHYRTMSRLPGQSETELESAVIRRLQDLFPGRFVPLYERCAFSEQSYASAWDDEQTLRRVAHALTRSHGTAVRDLTDDQLRRHRLLV from the coding sequence ATGACACCGCGCGTCGCAGCCTCGCAGAGCCGGGAAATCGTCATGGTCGGGGCGGGCCTCGTCGGACCGGTCGCGGCCATGTACCTGGCGCGGCGGCACGGCCCGGTCACCGTCCTCGAACAGCGTCCCGACCCGCGCGGCACCTCCACCCGGGCGGACCGCTCGCTCACCGTCATCCTGTCCGCCCGCGGCTGGCGGGTCATGGAGGACCTCGGACTGGCTGAGCGGGTGCGCGGCCTGTGCCTTCCCCTCAAGGGACGCATGGGTCACCTCCCTGACGGCAGCACGGACTTCACCCCCTACAGCAGGGACGGCTCGCCCATCTGGGCGGTGGAACGCCGACGGCTTCAGCATCTGCTGCTGGACGCCGCGGCGGCCACGCCCGGGGTGGAGCTGCACTTCGGGCAACGTGTCCACGCCATCGACCTGGACGACCCCGGGGTGACGGTCGGCGACGACTCGGGCACCCACCGGCTCTCCTGCGCACGGCTGCTGGGATGCGACGGCGCCCGTTCGGCCGTGCGCGCGGCGATGGTGCGCCGCGGGGCACATGAGCGGGTCGGCACCCTGGAACTGGCCTACCAGGAGATCAACCTGCCGCTGCCCGGCTGCGACCCGGAGATCATGCACTACTGGCCGGCCGGTGACGCCCTGTTCGGTGCCTTTCCGATGCTGTCCGCGGACCTCTTCGCCGGGTCCGTGTTCCTGCGCCGCGAAGGGCCCGCACCCTCCTTCGCCGCGGCGTCCTCCCCTGAGGACCGCGCCCGGCAGTTCCACGACCTCTTCCCGAAGCTCACCGCCCACATCCCGGACCTGCGCGACCAACTGGCCGCCAAGCCGGTCTCGACCGTCTCGCTCGTACGGTGCGACACCTGGGTCCACGGTGAGAGCACCGCCCTGCTCGGTGACGCCTGCCACGCCATGGCCCCGTTCATGGGGCAGGGCATGAACTGCGGCTTCGAGGACGCCCGCACCCTCGTACGGCTGCTGGACGAGACGGGCGACTGGGGTGCGGCCCTGGCCCGCTACCAGGACGTCCGCCGGGCCGACGGGGACTCCATCGCCGACATCTCCCACGAGCACTACCGGACGATGTCCCGCCTGCCCGGACAGTCGGAGACCGAGCTGGAGTCGGCGGTGATTCGGCGCCTGCAGGACCTCTTCCCGGGCCGCTTCGTGCCGCTGTACGAGCGCTGCGCCTTCTCCGAGCAGAGCTACGCCTCCGCCTGGGACGACGAACAGACCCTGCGCCGTGTCGCCCACGCCCTGACGCGCAGCCACGGCACGGCCGTGCGCGACCTCACCGACGACCAGCTGCGCCGCCACCGGCTGCTCGTCTGA